The Kozakia baliensis genome has a segment encoding these proteins:
- a CDS encoding prepilin peptidase — protein sequence MTPLMLLPFLLAPFIGSFLGVLIRRIPRGETFVSGRSHCETCNRTLGPSEMIPLLSYWLQKGVCRHCGGKIDPLHLKVELSAVAIPACALLVRLVGAAFQGVSLNEVAIDPAIFFADCVLGWGLLALSWIDLDCMRLPDVLTLPLLLAGLCEAVALHGWNVTYDRILGCVAGWLLFSGVAWGYRLLRKRDGLGGGDAKLLAMGGAWLGIAPLPFVVLSASILGIMVAMSTTLRAGRFSMTVVVPFGPSLAAAIWIARLTLTGE from the coding sequence ATGACGCCCCTTATGCTTCTTCCCTTCCTTCTGGCGCCATTTATCGGCAGTTTCCTGGGTGTGCTGATCCGGCGTATCCCACGGGGCGAAACATTCGTGTCGGGCCGTTCCCACTGCGAAACCTGCAACAGGACTCTCGGTCCTTCCGAAATGATTCCCTTGCTGTCATATTGGCTGCAAAAAGGCGTTTGTCGGCATTGCGGCGGCAAAATCGATCCCCTGCATTTGAAGGTGGAACTGTCGGCTGTAGCGATACCGGCTTGCGCTTTACTGGTCCGGCTGGTTGGAGCCGCATTCCAAGGCGTTTCGCTGAATGAAGTGGCTATAGATCCGGCGATATTCTTCGCCGACTGCGTTCTCGGCTGGGGCTTGTTGGCGCTTTCCTGGATCGACCTGGATTGCATGCGCTTGCCCGATGTTCTGACGCTGCCACTGTTGCTCGCCGGGCTTTGCGAAGCAGTGGCTCTGCACGGCTGGAACGTAACATACGACCGCATCCTAGGGTGTGTTGCGGGGTGGCTGCTTTTTTCGGGCGTTGCCTGGGGATACCGTCTATTGCGTAAACGTGACGGCCTCGGCGGTGGGGATGCTAAATTGTTGGCGATGGGCGGCGCGTGGTTGGGAATTGCACCGCTTCCGTTCGTCGTGCTTTCGGCATCCATTCTCGGAATTATGGTCGCCATGTCGACCACCTTGCGCGCAGGACGATTCAGCATGACGGTTGTCGTTCCTTTTGGTCCCAGTCTGGCCGCCGCCATCTGGATTGCGCGTCTGACTCTCACGGGGGAATAG